A section of the Osmia lignaria lignaria isolate PbOS001 chromosome 3, iyOsmLign1, whole genome shotgun sequence genome encodes:
- the Fem gene encoding feminizer translates to MKRNVPGHSHRDEKARASRSEDYEAASHSRAEEEKVRRRREWMLQQKLNEEHERLKKKKILEYEMQRAREKKLRESKGRSSRCSRSSSASKSPPSRHGRTSVSDTPKTLSEKLESSNGTTPIFKGPEGTQISVTELRRIKVDIHRSIPGKSTADDLHREIINPEDVVVKRREGEGSKPIFEREEIKNAVVKTEEVGERRTVKAISSENLESKSKTLKKYTTSPTNVRARSHSLPRTSPHHSRHEDSRHNNREIYRNDREREHNRDKSREYRERHIEQERRRTHPHSIDNDRSRERSRRDHSRSREREERKWDRNSHHSRSVRDERSYQEYRGRSRERSRERRDRDRSRELRVPPPHYIEQIPVPIYCGNFPPRPIMVGPLVPIRAQVPYSSVRPPMVGPLRPYPPRFIPPDMYRMRPPPNPNRFIIRC, encoded by the exons ATGAAGCGAAACGTCCCAGGCCATTCTCATCGCGATGAAAAAGCTAGAGCATCACGCAGTGAAGATTATGAAGCCGCTTCACATTCaagagcagaagaagaaaaagtacgACGTAGACGCGAATGGATGTTACAACAGAAATTAAACGAGGAGCATGAAcgattgaagaagaaaaagattttaGAATATGAAATGCAACGCGCACGCGAGAAAAAATTACGCGAGTCTAAAGGAAGATCTTCTCGGTGTAGTCGTAGTAGTAGCGCAAGTAAATCTCCACCAAGTCGACATGGAAGAACTTCTGTGTCAGATACACCCAAAACTTTGTCTGAAAA ATTAGAATCATCAAATGGGACAACACCTATATTTAAAGGACCTGAAGGTACACAAATTAGTGTGACAGAATTACGCAGAATCAAAGTAGATATTCACAGAAGCATTCCTGGAAAATCAACAGCAGATGATCTTCACCGGGAGATTATTAATCCTGAAGATGTGGTGGTCAAAAGAAGAGAGG GAGAAGGATCCAAGCCAATATTTGAaagggaagaaataaaaaatgcagTAGTCAAAACAGAAGAAGTTGGAGAACGTCGTACTGTTAAAGCTATAAGTAGTGAAAATTTAG aaagCAAATCAAAaacgttaaaaaaatatacgaCGTCTCCGACTAATGTAAGAGCTCGAAGTCACAGTCTTCCACGTACTTCGCCGCATCATTCCAG GCACGAAGACTCAAGACATAATAATAGAGAAATTTATAGAAATGATAG GGAAAgagaacataatagagataaaagTAGAGAGTATAGAGAACGTCATATTGAACAAGAAAGAAGACGTACTCATCCGCATAGCATAGATAACGATCGGTCACGAGAAAGAAGTCGTCGCGATCATTCGCGTTCTagggaaagagaggaaagaaaatggGATAGAAATTCTCATCATag TAGATCAGTTAGAGATGAGAGATCTTATCAAGAGTACCGAGGAAGGTCAAGAGAACGCTCTAGGGAGAGGAGAGATAGAGATAGATCTAGAGAACTGAGGGTTCCTCCGCCACATTATATTGAGCAGATCCCTGTTCCTATTTATTGTGGA AACTTCCCACCAAGACCTATAATGGTTGGGCCCTTAGTCCCTATTCGTGCACAAGTTCCTTATAGTAGTGTCAGACCTCCTATGGTGGGTCCTTTAAGACCATACCCCCCGCGATTTATTCCTCCAGATATGTATAGAATGCGTCCACCTCCAAATCCTa atcGTTTCATAATTCGGTGCTGA
- the Mvb12 gene encoding multivesicular body subunit 12-like Mvb12 isoform X1, with translation MSKKTNCNKMLVHQLSSVLPDDRPITSIRIIEDIDKCPPNFTVVSRTYDQDTDADLWRESGLFIKKKGRYICFSKTEGLPQCVVEDIVVINERDSPPEGYSIISYTVDSMQKAWRKKQLCYKIRNKDLCSKAVTDIIICSRIMNKVYTSKMAPNGFIAAGVINGVCVCYKTVDIVNGNSNSQSYVNIDLLQSASPNPSNGTPHRVPPERPPKPKFSPKPTNGIYPQISGSGGKDLDESSDRDYEILSPDAKIKPTRPAPQPPTSVVAGASSIYGTLPGSSDLDGVPFVLNPRLNVQSDSSSNKLPTIKVWTQKDLDKEFFYDFRAERET, from the exons ATGTCTAAGAAGACTAATTGCAACAAAATGTTAGTCCATCAATTGTCATCTGTGTTACCCGATGATAGACCCATCACATCCATAAGAATTATTGAAGATATAGATAAATGTCCACCAAATTTCACAGTG gtATCAAGAACATATGACCAAGACACAGATGCCGATTTATGGAGGGAAAGTGGACTTTTCATAAAAAAGAAAGGCAGatatatttgtttttctaaGACTGAAGGGTTACCTCAGTGCGTGGTTGAAGACATAGTAGTTATTAATGAAAGAGATTCTCCTCCAGAGGGATACAGCATAATCTCTTATACCGTTGATTCAA TGCAGAAGGCATGGAGGAAGAAGCAGTTGTgctataaaattagaaataaggATTTATGTTCAAAAGCGGTTACAGATATTATTATATGTAGTAGAATTATGAATAAGGTTTATACCTCTAAAATGGCACCAAATGGGTTTATTGCTGCTGG TGTCATAAATGGAGTTTGTGTTTGCTACAAAACTGTAGATATTGTAAATGGGAATTCAAACTCACAATCGTACGTTAATATAGA tttACTTCAAAGTGCTTCCCCGAATCCATCAAATGGAACGCCCCACAGAGTGCCTCCCGAAAGGCCGCCAAAACCAAAGTTTTCACCAAAACCGACTAATGGAATTTACCCACAAATTTCTGGGAGTGGGGGAAAGGATTTAGACGAATCGAGCGATAGAGATTATGAGATTCTAAGTCCCGATGCGAAAATTAAACCTACGAGACCCGCTCCGCAACCGCCAACAAGTGTAGTTGCTGGAGCTTCATCGATTTATGGTACACTGCCAGGATCTTCAGATTTGGATGGAGTTCCATTTGTTCTTAATCCACGTCTTAATGTTCAATCTGATTCTTCAAGT AATAAACTGCCAACTATCAAAGTTTGGACCCAAAAAGACTTGGATAAGGAG TTCTTTTATGATTTCCGTGCGGAGAGAGAAACTTGA
- the Mvb12 gene encoding multivesicular body subunit 12-like Mvb12 isoform X2 yields MSKKTNCNKMLVHQLSSVLPDDRPITSIRIIEDIDKCPPNFTVVSRTYDQDTDADLWRESGLFIKKKGRYICFSKTEGLPQCVVEDIVVINERDSPPEGYSIISYTVDSMQKAWRKKQLCYKIRNKDLCSKAVTDIIICSRIMNKVYTSKMAPNGFIAAGVINGVCVCYKTVDIVNGNSNSQSLLQSASPNPSNGTPHRVPPERPPKPKFSPKPTNGIYPQISGSGGKDLDESSDRDYEILSPDAKIKPTRPAPQPPTSVVAGASSIYGTLPGSSDLDGVPFVLNPRLNVQSDSSSNKLPTIKVWTQKDLDKEFFYDFRAERET; encoded by the exons ATGTCTAAGAAGACTAATTGCAACAAAATGTTAGTCCATCAATTGTCATCTGTGTTACCCGATGATAGACCCATCACATCCATAAGAATTATTGAAGATATAGATAAATGTCCACCAAATTTCACAGTG gtATCAAGAACATATGACCAAGACACAGATGCCGATTTATGGAGGGAAAGTGGACTTTTCATAAAAAAGAAAGGCAGatatatttgtttttctaaGACTGAAGGGTTACCTCAGTGCGTGGTTGAAGACATAGTAGTTATTAATGAAAGAGATTCTCCTCCAGAGGGATACAGCATAATCTCTTATACCGTTGATTCAA TGCAGAAGGCATGGAGGAAGAAGCAGTTGTgctataaaattagaaataaggATTTATGTTCAAAAGCGGTTACAGATATTATTATATGTAGTAGAATTATGAATAAGGTTTATACCTCTAAAATGGCACCAAATGGGTTTATTGCTGCTGG TGTCATAAATGGAGTTTGTGTTTGCTACAAAACTGTAGATATTGTAAATGGGAATTCAAACTCACAATC tttACTTCAAAGTGCTTCCCCGAATCCATCAAATGGAACGCCCCACAGAGTGCCTCCCGAAAGGCCGCCAAAACCAAAGTTTTCACCAAAACCGACTAATGGAATTTACCCACAAATTTCTGGGAGTGGGGGAAAGGATTTAGACGAATCGAGCGATAGAGATTATGAGATTCTAAGTCCCGATGCGAAAATTAAACCTACGAGACCCGCTCCGCAACCGCCAACAAGTGTAGTTGCTGGAGCTTCATCGATTTATGGTACACTGCCAGGATCTTCAGATTTGGATGGAGTTCCATTTGTTCTTAATCCACGTCTTAATGTTCAATCTGATTCTTCAAGT AATAAACTGCCAACTATCAAAGTTTGGACCCAAAAAGACTTGGATAAGGAG TTCTTTTATGATTTCCGTGCGGAGAGAGAAACTTGA